From the genome of Bactrocera oleae isolate idBacOlea1 chromosome 2, idBacOlea1, whole genome shotgun sequence, one region includes:
- the Tm1 gene encoding tropomyosin-1, isoforms 9A/A/B isoform X17, with product MTTSIPQGTLLDVLKKKMRQTKEEMEKYKDECEEYHKRLQLEVVRREEAESEVAALNRRIQLLEEDLERSEERLGSATAKLSEASQAADESERIRKALENRTNLEDDRVAILETQLVQAKLIAEEADKKYEEVARKLVLMEQDLERSEEKVELSESKIVELEEELRVVGNNLKSLEVSEEKATQKEETFESQIRLLDHQLREAEARAEFAERSVQKLQKEVDRLEDDLVNERNKNKLLQEEMEATLHDIQNM from the exons ATGACGACCAGCATTCCACAAGGCACCCTCTTGGATGTGCTTAAGAAGAAAATGCGCCAGACCAAAgaagaaatggaaaaatataaagATGAATGTGAGGAATATCACAAGCGTTTACAACTTGAGGTGGTTCGACGTGAAGAA GCCGAATCAGAAGTAGCTGCATTGAATCGTCGCATTCAATTGCTCGAAGAAGACTTGGAACGTTCAGAGGAACGTTTGGGATCAGCCACAGCCAAGCTTTCGGAAGCTTCTCAAGCTGCCGATGAGAGCGAACG GATACGAAAAGCTCTTGAAAATCGTACAAATTTGGAAGATGACAGAGTAGCTATTTTGGAAACTCAATTAGTCCAGGCAAAATTAATTGCCGAAGAGGCTGATAAAAAATATGAAGAG GTTGCCAGAAAGTTAGTCCTCATGGAACAGGATTTGGAACGTTCCGAGGAAAAAGTTGAACTTAGCGAAAG CAAAATTGTGGAGCTGGAGGAGGAACTCCGCGTTGTTGGCAACAACTTGAAATCCCTTGAAGTATCAGAGGAAAAG GCCACGCAAAAAGAGGAAACTTTCGAGAGTCAAATCAGACTTTTGGATCATCAGTTGAGAGAG GCTGAAGCCCGTGCTGAATTCGCCGAACGTTCCGTTCAAAAATTGCAGAAGGAAGTCGACAGGCTCGAAG ATGATCTGGTGAACGAACGCAATAAGAACAAACTGCTGCAGGAAGAGATGGAAGCCACTCTGCATGATATTCAAAATATGTGA
- the Tm1 gene encoding tropomyosin-1, isoforms 9A/A/B isoform X18, producing the protein MTTSIPQGTLLDVLKKKMRQTKEEMEKYKDECEEYHKRLQLEVVRREEAESEVAALNRRIQLLEEDLERSEERLGSATAKLSEASQAADESERIRKALENRTNLEDDRVAILETQLVQAKLIAEEADKKYEEVARKLVLMEQDLERSEEKVELSESKIVELEEELRVVGNNLKSLEVSEEKANQREEEYKNQIKTLNTRLKEAEARAEFAERSVQKLQKEVDRLEAEVSKGLEKYKTIAQELEYAELNNY; encoded by the exons ATGACGACCAGCATTCCACAAGGCACCCTCTTGGATGTGCTTAAGAAGAAAATGCGCCAGACCAAAgaagaaatggaaaaatataaagATGAATGTGAGGAATATCACAAGCGTTTACAACTTGAGGTGGTTCGACGTGAAGAA GCCGAATCAGAAGTAGCTGCATTGAATCGTCGCATTCAATTGCTCGAAGAAGACTTGGAACGTTCAGAGGAACGTTTGGGATCAGCCACAGCCAAGCTTTCGGAAGCTTCTCAAGCTGCCGATGAGAGCGAACG GATACGAAAAGCTCTTGAAAATCGTACAAATTTGGAAGATGACAGAGTAGCTATTTTGGAAACTCAATTAGTCCAGGCAAAATTAATTGCCGAAGAGGCTGATAAAAAATATGAAGAG GTTGCCAGAAAGTTAGTCCTCATGGAACAGGATTTGGAACGTTCCGAGGAAAAAGTTGAACTTAGCGAAAG CAAAATTGTGGAGCTGGAGGAGGAACTCCGCGTTGTTGGCAACAACTTGAAATCCCTTGAAGTATCAGAGGAAAAG GCCAACCAACGTGAGGAAGAATACAAGAACCAAATCAAGACCTTGAACACCCGTCTAAAGGAG GCTGAAGCCCGTGCTGAATTCGCCGAACGTTCCGTTCAAAAATTGCAGAAGGAAGTCGACAGGCTCGAAG